Proteins encoded by one window of Streptomyces sp. ALI-76-A:
- a CDS encoding GH92 family glycosyl hydrolase, with translation MDPPPAPAPAPAPVPVPVPVVAGAVTASALLAAPAAQAAQPSDARLTDLVNPFIGTENEGNTYPGAAVPFGMVQFSPDTGHNTGYDYSHSRICGFSLVHLSGVGCGLGGDLPVLPTTGEVTETDYAAYAAEFSHDDEEASPGYYKVGLGSGIDAEVTATERTGVQRYTFPATDKANVLLNAGQSLHKKVSTQVEILDNRTVRTAIEGSGFCQDTKPYTVYTITRFDRPFTAYGTWDGSAVTAGSKTGRDGAYLRFDTSKDRTVEATTALSYVDARGAAVNLRAEGGRSFDAVRGAAGRAWENRLGDVRVEGGSDGLRRTFHSSLYRSFLAPDIGSDADGRYTGWDQRIHRAKGFTYYQNWSLWDTYRTQSQLLTLLAPREARDMAISVIKIDEESGWLPKWGYGTVETNIMTGDPVTPFLTNAYQQGLLQGYEEQAYRALKKNADDVPPADSPAVGREANKEYLAHGFAPYVKGRPHVKPGDSDYDHGASATLEYALSDAMLAQMARDLGHRVDAERYAARSQSYRNIFDASTGFFRARDASGAFAGPADPARSEGFHEGTAWQYQWLVPQDLPGMIDLIGGTQAANDRLDSFFAYEQLLKDPAKTAREVWVNGPYDYYNADKYNPQNEPDLIAPYTYLSTGQPWKTTDVVHAALTLFTDTPTGMTGNDDLGTMSAWNVLSSIGIFPVQPGHDTWGLSTPVFERVDLTLDRRYYPRGGLTVTAPGTSVDDRYIQSARTDGTAYDRTYLTTDALRSLRSLTFTVGPRPSEWGTTAQAAPPALK, from the coding sequence ATGGACCCGCCGCCTGCGCCTGCGCCTGCGCCTGCGCCTGTGCCTGTGCCTGTGCCTGTGGTGGCAGGAGCGGTGACAGCCTCCGCGCTGCTCGCCGCTCCGGCCGCCCAGGCCGCCCAGCCGAGCGACGCCCGACTCACCGATCTGGTCAACCCGTTCATCGGCACTGAGAACGAAGGCAACACCTATCCCGGTGCCGCCGTGCCCTTCGGCATGGTGCAGTTCTCGCCGGACACCGGTCACAACACCGGTTACGACTACTCGCACAGCCGCATCTGCGGCTTCTCCCTGGTCCATCTCTCCGGCGTGGGCTGCGGCCTGGGCGGTGACCTGCCCGTGCTGCCGACCACGGGTGAGGTCACCGAGACGGACTACGCCGCATACGCGGCCGAGTTCAGCCACGACGACGAGGAGGCGAGCCCCGGCTACTACAAGGTGGGCCTCGGCTCCGGCATCGACGCCGAGGTGACGGCGACCGAGCGCACCGGAGTGCAGCGCTACACCTTCCCCGCCACCGACAAGGCCAACGTCCTGCTCAACGCGGGCCAGTCGCTGCACAAGAAGGTCTCCACCCAGGTCGAGATCCTCGACAACCGGACCGTGCGCACCGCCATCGAGGGCAGTGGCTTCTGTCAGGACACCAAGCCGTACACCGTGTACACGATCACCCGCTTCGACCGGCCGTTCACGGCGTACGGCACCTGGGACGGCAGCGCCGTCACGGCGGGCTCGAAGACCGGACGAGACGGCGCCTACCTCCGCTTCGACACGTCCAAGGACCGCACCGTCGAGGCGACCACCGCCCTCTCCTACGTCGACGCGCGCGGTGCCGCGGTCAACCTCCGTGCCGAAGGCGGCCGTTCGTTCGACGCCGTCCGTGGCGCAGCCGGCCGGGCGTGGGAGAACCGGCTCGGCGACGTCCGCGTCGAGGGCGGCAGCGACGGCCTGCGCCGCACTTTCCACTCCTCTCTGTACCGGTCGTTCCTGGCACCCGACATCGGCAGCGACGCCGACGGCCGCTACACCGGCTGGGACCAGCGGATCCACCGCGCGAAGGGCTTCACCTACTACCAGAACTGGTCCCTGTGGGACACCTACCGCACCCAGTCGCAGCTCCTCACGCTGCTCGCGCCGCGCGAGGCCCGCGACATGGCGATCTCCGTGATCAAGATCGACGAGGAGAGCGGCTGGCTGCCCAAGTGGGGCTACGGCACGGTCGAGACGAACATCATGACCGGGGACCCGGTCACACCGTTCCTGACCAACGCCTATCAGCAAGGGCTGCTCCAGGGGTACGAGGAGCAGGCATACCGCGCCCTGAAGAAGAACGCCGACGACGTGCCGCCCGCCGACTCGCCGGCCGTGGGCCGCGAGGCCAACAAGGAGTACCTCGCACACGGCTTCGCGCCGTACGTCAAGGGCCGCCCGCATGTGAAGCCGGGCGACTCGGACTACGACCACGGGGCTTCGGCGACCCTGGAGTACGCCCTGTCGGACGCGATGCTCGCCCAGATGGCGCGGGATCTCGGACACCGTGTGGACGCGGAGCGGTACGCCGCCCGATCGCAGAGCTACCGGAACATCTTCGACGCCTCGACCGGCTTCTTCCGGGCCCGTGACGCCTCCGGGGCCTTCGCGGGGCCGGCTGACCCGGCGCGGAGCGAGGGCTTCCACGAGGGCACGGCCTGGCAGTACCAGTGGCTCGTGCCGCAGGACCTGCCGGGCATGATCGACCTGATCGGCGGCACGCAGGCCGCGAACGACCGTCTGGACTCCTTCTTCGCCTACGAGCAGCTGCTGAAGGACCCGGCGAAGACGGCCCGTGAGGTGTGGGTCAACGGCCCGTACGACTACTACAACGCCGACAAGTACAACCCGCAGAACGAGCCCGACCTCATCGCCCCGTATACCTACCTGTCGACGGGCCAGCCGTGGAAGACGACCGACGTGGTGCACGCCGCGCTGACCCTCTTCACGGACACGCCGACCGGCATGACCGGCAACGACGACCTGGGGACGATGTCCGCCTGGAACGTGCTGTCGTCGATCGGGATCTTCCCGGTACAGCCCGGCCATGACACGTGGGGCCTGTCCACGCCCGTCTTCGAGCGGGTCGATCTCACGCTCGACCGCCGCTACTACCCACGCGGCGGCCTGACGGTGACGGCACCCGGCACCTCGGTGGACGACCGCTACATCCAGTCGGCCCGCACGGACGGGACCGCCTACGACCGGACCTACCTGACGACCGACGCCCTGCGCTCCCTCCGCTCCCTCACCTTCACCGTGGGCCCGCGTCCGTCGGAGTGGGGGACGACCGCGCAGGCGGCGCCACCTGCGCTGAAGTGA
- a CDS encoding FAD-dependent oxidoreductase yields the protein MSVTTRRGFLGTAVAASGGVTLGRPQRAAARSGAAPRTVAVLGGGVAGLTAAHELAERGFQVTVYERKALGGKARSMDVPDSAAGGRDPLPGEHGFRFIPGIYHNLPDTMRRIPFPGNPNGVHDNLVAPKEMLFARSGGREDIRIPLPWPDSSPAELTPDEIRRAITSVLDTAFNLPLHEALYFANRFLVFLTSCDERRDNAWEQMPWWEFVRAGQMSYDYQRILAVGITRNIVATKAEEASTRTVGTLLEAFAFNLQGRGADGPLDRILNAPTNEAWIDPWVTYLKSVGVEFRIGWTVRDLPLEAGRIAGAVVEDPVGARRTVTADHYISAMPVEHARRTWNSAVRAADPQLAACDRLATDWMTGIQFYLTERTPILHGHLDLIDSPWSLTAIAQAQHWPGHDFPADFGDGTVADCLSVDVSEWDQPGILYGKTAKQCTRTEVAREVWAQLQAALNDSGRTVLKDSVLHSWFLDPAVTGLGTPNPVNEEQLLIHPTGTFHHRPQSATKIPNLFLSGDYVAVPIDLATMEGANTSARQAVNALLDEIGSAAERCTITPLYRAPELEALKRHDRTRYRLRLPNLFDVG from the coding sequence ATGAGCGTCACCACGCGCAGAGGGTTCCTGGGTACAGCTGTGGCCGCCAGCGGCGGAGTCACCCTCGGAAGGCCCCAGCGGGCCGCGGCCCGGAGCGGCGCCGCACCGCGAACCGTGGCCGTACTGGGCGGGGGCGTCGCCGGGCTCACGGCGGCGCACGAGCTCGCCGAACGGGGCTTCCAGGTCACGGTCTACGAACGCAAGGCGCTGGGCGGCAAGGCTCGCAGCATGGACGTGCCGGACAGCGCCGCGGGCGGCCGGGACCCGCTGCCCGGAGAGCACGGCTTCCGCTTCATCCCGGGGATCTATCACAATCTGCCCGACACCATGCGGCGCATCCCCTTTCCCGGTAATCCCAACGGTGTCCACGACAACCTCGTCGCTCCCAAGGAGATGCTGTTCGCCCGGTCAGGTGGTCGCGAGGACATTCGGATCCCGCTGCCCTGGCCGGACAGCAGCCCGGCCGAGCTCACCCCCGACGAGATCCGCCGCGCCATCACCTCGGTCCTGGACACCGCCTTCAACCTCCCTCTCCACGAGGCCCTCTACTTCGCCAACCGCTTTCTGGTCTTCCTCACCAGTTGCGACGAACGCCGCGACAACGCCTGGGAACAGATGCCGTGGTGGGAATTCGTACGAGCCGGGCAGATGTCGTACGACTACCAGCGGATCCTCGCCGTCGGCATCACCCGCAACATCGTGGCCACCAAGGCCGAAGAGGCCAGCACCCGCACGGTCGGCACGTTACTGGAGGCGTTCGCCTTCAACCTCCAGGGGCGGGGCGCGGACGGACCGCTGGACCGGATCCTCAACGCGCCCACCAACGAGGCCTGGATCGACCCCTGGGTGACCTATCTGAAGTCGGTCGGGGTCGAGTTCCGCATCGGCTGGACCGTACGGGACCTGCCCCTGGAAGCGGGCCGGATCGCCGGGGCTGTCGTGGAGGACCCGGTGGGTGCCCGCCGGACCGTCACGGCCGACCACTACATCTCGGCCATGCCGGTCGAGCACGCCCGCCGCACCTGGAACTCCGCGGTGCGCGCCGCCGATCCCCAACTGGCCGCGTGCGACCGGTTGGCGACGGACTGGATGACCGGCATCCAGTTCTATCTGACCGAACGGACGCCGATCCTGCACGGCCATCTCGACCTCATCGACTCCCCGTGGTCGTTGACCGCGATCGCCCAGGCCCAGCACTGGCCGGGCCACGACTTCCCCGCCGACTTCGGTGACGGAACGGTCGCGGACTGCCTGTCCGTCGACGTCTCCGAGTGGGACCAGCCGGGCATCCTGTACGGCAAGACGGCCAAGCAATGCACCCGGACCGAAGTCGCCCGCGAGGTGTGGGCGCAGTTGCAGGCGGCGCTCAACGACAGCGGCCGTACGGTTCTGAAGGACTCCGTGCTGCATTCCTGGTTCCTCGATCCGGCCGTGACCGGACTCGGCACCCCGAACCCGGTCAACGAGGAACAGTTGCTCATCCACCCGACGGGAACCTTCCACCACCGTCCGCAGTCGGCCACGAAGATCCCCAACCTCTTCCTGTCCGGTGACTATGTGGCCGTCCCCATCGACCTGGCCACCATGGAAGGCGCCAACACCTCAGCCCGGCAGGCCGTCAACGCCCTGCTGGACGAGATCGGTTCGGCCGCCGAACGATGCACCATCACCCCGCTGTACCGGGCCCCCGAGCTCGAGGCGCTCAAGCGCCATGACCGCACCCGATACCGCCTCCGCCTGCCGAATCTCTTCGATGTCGGCTGA
- a CDS encoding glycoside hydrolase family 97 catalytic domain-containing protein has translation MHAGTHRFRRRLLALLAAAVSATVGLASPTPQAVAAGSAAATSWNVTYRAGEPGEALTAHLQLDDTRGTLSLGVRRGSTTVLEPAPVGITTDASDLTAGLRFRGHMVRKVTERYSTTTGKQRRRVAHMTEARFSFTKDDGARLDLVVRVSEDGFAYRYVLPGDDEVRVLGEASAFQVPDEAAAWLMPYTPNYERPRTETTAADAAAGDYAYPSLFRVGESYVLLTESDVDGRYAGSRLAHDAGSGRYTVELADERVASAGPLATPWRTAVIGDLATVTESTLTDDLAPDSRVTDTSWIRPGKVAWSWLAGFGSAQRSLETQQRFVDYSAAHGWEYTLVDDGWKTEDWMPRLIEYAQRRGVKILVWMHWSDLDTAAERQETLGRVKGWGAAGLKIDFMDSDAQERFRWYDDILAATAERELLVNFHGSTIPHGIQRTWPHVMSMEAVYGAEQGNVSLADITTLPYTRNVVGSMDYTPMGFQFGTRNTSEAAELALSVVYESGFQNFAGSVEAYRSRPELERFLEQVPTVWDETRLLSGHPGDGATLARRHGDRWFVGDVSAGDGPATRRVPLDFLGAGRWRLEVLRDGPGGLVRDSKVADRRDVLSVPTSAGGGFAALICRALPGRATCDRPVDRVPLTVLSATPKKAEADPGKTVDVEGTFQVEDFGPVRDATVRVSPPQGWTVTGGTAHAGELATGAAIGARATVHVPSDAAYGYHDVVVSAAYWAPGEKAGVPPLRQERTVRVFVAPPGVDYVSDLPFVEERNGWGPVERDTSNGENAGGDGGPLRIRGTAYDKGLGMHATAEVSVDIRGAYDRFRAHVGVDDEVGGTATVVFEVVGDGQLLARTEVMTPADAARALDVDVSGVRRLTLRVTDGGDGINFDHADWADAQLRSIAPDTTG, from the coding sequence GTGCACGCAGGAACGCACCGGTTCAGACGCAGACTGCTGGCGTTGCTCGCCGCAGCCGTGAGCGCCACCGTGGGACTCGCGAGTCCCACTCCCCAGGCCGTGGCCGCCGGGAGCGCGGCGGCCACGTCGTGGAACGTGACGTACAGGGCGGGAGAGCCCGGCGAGGCCCTGACCGCGCATCTGCAACTCGACGACACACGAGGCACCTTGTCGCTGGGCGTACGCCGAGGCAGCACCACCGTGCTCGAACCCGCCCCGGTCGGCATCACCACCGATGCCTCCGACCTGACCGCCGGTCTGCGGTTTCGTGGACACATGGTACGGAAAGTGACCGAACGGTACTCCACGACGACCGGCAAGCAGCGCCGGCGTGTGGCCCATATGACCGAGGCGCGGTTCTCCTTCACCAAGGATGACGGTGCCCGGCTCGACCTCGTCGTCCGTGTCTCGGAGGACGGGTTCGCCTACCGCTATGTCCTGCCCGGCGACGACGAGGTGAGGGTGCTCGGCGAGGCTTCCGCCTTCCAGGTGCCGGACGAAGCCGCGGCGTGGCTGATGCCGTACACGCCCAACTACGAACGGCCCCGCACCGAGACGACCGCTGCGGACGCCGCGGCAGGCGACTACGCGTACCCCTCGCTCTTCCGGGTCGGCGAGTCCTACGTCCTGCTCACGGAGTCGGACGTGGACGGTCGTTATGCCGGCAGCCGTCTCGCGCACGACGCCGGAAGCGGCCGGTACACCGTGGAACTCGCCGACGAACGCGTCGCCTCGGCGGGACCGCTGGCCACCCCGTGGCGCACCGCCGTCATCGGTGACCTGGCCACCGTCACGGAGTCCACCCTCACCGACGACCTGGCGCCCGACTCCCGGGTGACGGACACCTCGTGGATCCGTCCGGGCAAGGTCGCGTGGTCCTGGCTGGCCGGCTTCGGTTCCGCGCAGCGCAGCCTGGAGACCCAGCAGCGGTTCGTCGACTACAGCGCCGCCCACGGCTGGGAGTACACGCTGGTGGACGACGGGTGGAAGACCGAGGACTGGATGCCGCGGCTCATCGAGTACGCGCAGCGGCGTGGTGTGAAGATCCTGGTGTGGATGCACTGGTCCGATCTGGACACGGCCGCCGAACGCCAGGAGACCCTGGGCAGGGTCAAGGGGTGGGGCGCGGCCGGGTTGAAGATCGACTTCATGGATTCGGACGCCCAGGAGCGTTTCCGCTGGTACGACGACATCCTCGCGGCGACCGCCGAGCGGGAACTGCTGGTCAACTTCCACGGGTCGACCATCCCGCACGGCATCCAGCGCACCTGGCCGCACGTCATGTCGATGGAGGCGGTCTACGGTGCCGAGCAGGGCAATGTGTCTCTCGCCGACATCACCACACTGCCGTACACCCGGAACGTGGTGGGATCCATGGACTACACGCCCATGGGATTCCAGTTCGGCACCCGAAACACCTCGGAGGCCGCGGAACTGGCCCTGTCGGTCGTCTACGAGTCCGGCTTCCAGAACTTCGCCGGCTCGGTGGAGGCATACCGGTCACGACCGGAGCTCGAACGGTTCCTCGAGCAGGTACCGACCGTCTGGGACGAGACACGGCTGCTGTCCGGGCACCCCGGTGACGGGGCGACCCTCGCACGGCGTCACGGCGACCGCTGGTTCGTAGGCGACGTCAGCGCTGGCGACGGGCCTGCCACGCGCCGGGTGCCGCTGGACTTCCTCGGCGCCGGCCGCTGGCGGCTGGAGGTTCTGCGTGACGGACCGGGCGGCTTGGTGCGTGACTCCAAGGTCGCCGACCGCCGCGATGTGCTGTCGGTCCCCACGTCGGCGGGCGGCGGCTTCGCCGCTCTGATCTGCCGGGCCCTGCCCGGCCGTGCCACGTGCGACCGGCCCGTGGACCGCGTGCCGTTGACCGTCCTGTCGGCCACACCGAAGAAAGCGGAAGCCGACCCGGGGAAGACGGTCGATGTCGAAGGCACGTTCCAGGTGGAGGACTTCGGTCCGGTGCGCGACGCCACGGTGCGCGTGAGCCCCCCGCAGGGCTGGACGGTCACAGGTGGCACCGCTCACGCCGGTGAACTCGCCACCGGCGCCGCGATCGGCGCACGCGCCACCGTGCACGTCCCGTCCGACGCGGCGTACGGCTACCACGACGTGGTGGTGAGCGCCGCCTACTGGGCTCCGGGCGAGAAAGCCGGCGTCCCCCCGCTGCGTCAGGAGCGGACGGTACGGGTGTTCGTCGCACCACCGGGAGTGGACTACGTGAGCGATCTGCCGTTCGTCGAGGAGCGCAACGGCTGGGGGCCGGTCGAACGCGACACGTCGAACGGGGAAAACGCCGGAGGCGACGGCGGTCCCCTGCGCATCCGCGGCACCGCGTACGACAAAGGCCTCGGTATGCATGCCACGGCCGAGGTGTCCGTCGACATCCGCGGCGCCTACGACCGGTTCCGGGCTCACGTGGGTGTCGACGACGAGGTCGGCGGCACGGCCACGGTCGTCTTCGAAGTGGTCGGTGACGGGCAACTGCTCGCACGGACCGAGGTGATGACCCCCGCGGACGCCGCTCGCGCACTCGACGTCGACGTCAGTGGAGTGCGGCGCCTGACGCTGCGCGTCACCGACGGCGGCGACGGCATCAACTTCGACCACGCGGACTGGGCGGACGCACAACTGCGTTCGATCGCTCCTGACACCACCGGATAG
- a CDS encoding ABC transporter permease subunit: protein MLAASLVLGIGLLPWLSRTDPALTVLKARSAERDPTPEALAAVRDELGLADGPMRLLARWLGGLLHADAGRSWISGTEVLPGAAQALGVSLLLMAGSLAVAVGTAAAVCGRSLWLGSRRRLGARAPGGTVTAVLAALPEFLVAAVLASVVGVQLGWLPALGWYGPQWMVLPSLALGLPAGAVLGRMLDDLLPGAFAEPWALATAARGIPPGSVARMALRRCVPGLLPNLGLFVVGLTGGAVAVEQVFDIPGLGRLTLRAALAQDLPVLQTGTLALVLLAATAGALTRLAARLLIGPALRDGALHSLHRPAPPAPRTLPLVYGVLLTAVIGLGLPRDPLTLDTGARLQAPSWAHPFGTDALGRDILARIAHGSLDTLGIALAVSATALATGILLGLLPRLSGPVVDTVNAVPPVLAGLLVTAVAGGGAWTPALAVAAVAWSPLATHTTTLIQQERATTHLTATRALGAGPWYLLAHELLPAVLPPVARHALLRLPGIALSLAALSFLGLGSQPPSPEWGLLLAENQPYAERAPWAVLAPAAVLALLGALAVTAAGGVRLPRRRSPARPARLPGPPAEVKQAMPTPPRTPVPTSPTD, encoded by the coding sequence GTGCTCGCCGCCTCCCTGGTCCTCGGGATCGGCCTGCTGCCATGGCTGTCCCGCACCGACCCCGCGCTGACCGTACTCAAGGCCCGGTCCGCCGAGCGAGATCCCACCCCGGAGGCCCTGGCCGCCGTACGGGACGAACTCGGCCTGGCCGACGGCCCGATGCGGCTGCTGGCCCGCTGGCTCGGCGGGCTGCTGCACGCCGACGCGGGCCGCTCCTGGATCTCCGGCACCGAGGTGCTGCCCGGTGCCGCCCAGGCCCTTGGCGTCTCCCTGCTCCTGATGGCCGGATCTCTCGCGGTAGCCGTGGGCACGGCCGCCGCGGTGTGCGGTCGCAGCCTGTGGCTCGGCTCCCGGCGCCGGCTCGGCGCACGCGCCCCCGGCGGCACAGTGACGGCCGTGCTGGCCGCGCTGCCGGAGTTCCTCGTCGCCGCCGTCCTCGCCTCGGTGGTCGGTGTCCAGCTCGGCTGGCTGCCCGCGCTGGGCTGGTACGGCCCGCAGTGGATGGTGCTGCCGTCGCTCGCCCTCGGCCTGCCCGCCGGGGCGGTCCTCGGGCGGATGCTGGACGACCTGCTGCCCGGCGCGTTCGCCGAGCCCTGGGCGCTGGCCACCGCCGCCCGCGGTATCCCGCCGGGCTCCGTGGCCCGCATGGCGCTCCGGCGCTGCGTGCCCGGACTGCTGCCCAACCTGGGCCTGTTCGTGGTCGGCCTGACCGGCGGAGCCGTCGCCGTGGAGCAGGTCTTCGACATACCCGGCCTCGGCCGGCTCACCCTGCGCGCCGCCCTCGCCCAGGACCTGCCCGTCCTACAGACCGGCACGCTGGCCCTGGTGCTCCTCGCGGCGACTGCCGGTGCCCTGACCCGGCTGGCGGCCCGGCTGCTGATCGGGCCCGCGCTGCGCGACGGCGCCCTGCACTCCCTGCACCGGCCCGCACCGCCCGCGCCCCGGACGCTGCCTTTGGTGTACGGGGTGCTGCTCACCGCCGTCATCGGCCTCGGCCTGCCCCGCGACCCGCTCACCCTGGACACCGGCGCACGTCTCCAAGCCCCGTCCTGGGCCCATCCCTTCGGCACCGACGCCCTGGGCCGGGACATCCTGGCCCGCATCGCGCACGGCTCGCTCGACACCCTCGGCATCGCCCTCGCGGTGAGCGCCACAGCTCTCGCGACGGGGATTCTGCTGGGTCTGCTCCCCCGGCTGTCCGGGCCCGTCGTCGACACCGTCAACGCGGTACCGCCCGTCCTTGCCGGTCTCCTCGTCACCGCCGTCGCGGGCGGCGGCGCGTGGACGCCGGCACTCGCCGTGGCTGCGGTCGCCTGGTCCCCGCTGGCCACCCACACCACAACCCTCATCCAGCAAGAACGCGCCACCACCCACCTGACCGCCACCCGAGCCCTGGGAGCCGGACCCTGGTACCTGCTCGCCCACGAACTGCTCCCGGCCGTCCTGCCACCCGTCGCCCGCCACGCTCTGCTCCGACTGCCCGGCATCGCCCTGTCCCTGGCCGCCCTCAGCTTCCTCGGCCTCGGGTCCCAGCCGCCCTCGCCCGAGTGGGGCCTGCTGCTCGCCGAGAACCAGCCGTACGCCGAACGCGCCCCCTGGGCCGTCCTCGCCCCCGCCGCCGTCCTCGCCCTGCTCGGCGCGCTCGCGGTGACCGCGGCGGGAGGCGTGCGCCTGCCGCGGCGGCGGTCGCCGGCACGCCCCGCGAGGCTGCCGGGCCCTCCCGCCGAAGTGAAGCAGGCCATGCCGACGCCACCACGTACGCCCGTCCCCACATCACCCACAGACTGA
- a CDS encoding ABC transporter substrate-binding protein, whose translation MRTPSHRLIAGLLLAPLLTGCFASGSEGASSSGSSASGEGGRLRVALAFTPTENFSPYGYDAFNLSRLGVAEGLTKLDANGTAAPALAESWTSEKSGLSWLFTLRDAKFQDGETVTAQAVASALTHAARAEPAPAALSGVKLTAQAVGEDQVRVNTGEADPVLPLRMSNPSLAVFSPKAYAKKGAVSPVGTATGPFRLTKITGDTAATLDRFDDYWGGRAQAPGIDATFVADGTARANSLRTGQTDIAEALPVAQIASLDKGTVHETNTARNTSLYLNTKSGAFTDAGLRAAAREAIGTSVIAKDVYEGHAETAQGIYGPALNWAAGKRIEPTGRAEVAEPGGKSITIATYTGRPELAEAAQVLQQQLRKAGFKVKLEVRDYARLEGDLLAGKFDAAVASRNVMLDTGDPVSVLVSDFTCDGTYNLSLLCDRNVDKAVADAQAVADPAKRQDAAMKAEAEILGTDAVVPLAHLKVATGIRASVQGALLDPYERQLIGTGTRR comes from the coding sequence ATGAGAACCCCCAGCCATCGGCTCATAGCCGGCCTGCTCCTCGCTCCGCTCCTCACCGGATGTTTCGCCTCCGGCAGCGAGGGCGCGTCCTCCTCCGGCTCGTCCGCCTCCGGGGAAGGTGGCCGCCTTCGGGTGGCGCTGGCCTTCACGCCGACGGAGAACTTCTCCCCGTACGGTTACGACGCCTTCAACCTGTCCCGACTGGGTGTCGCCGAGGGCCTCACCAAGCTGGACGCCAACGGCACCGCGGCCCCCGCGCTCGCCGAGTCGTGGACCAGCGAGAAGAGCGGCCTCAGCTGGCTGTTCACGCTGCGCGACGCGAAGTTCCAGGACGGCGAGACCGTCACCGCGCAGGCCGTCGCCTCCGCTCTCACCCACGCGGCCCGGGCGGAGCCGGCCCCCGCCGCCCTCTCCGGGGTGAAGCTGACCGCCCAGGCGGTGGGCGAGGACCAGGTGCGGGTCAACACCGGCGAGGCCGACCCGGTGCTGCCGCTGCGCATGTCGAACCCGAGCCTCGCGGTGTTCTCCCCGAAGGCGTACGCGAAGAAGGGCGCCGTGAGTCCGGTCGGCACAGCCACCGGCCCCTTCCGACTCACCAAGATCACCGGTGACACGGCGGCCACCCTGGACCGCTTCGACGACTACTGGGGCGGCCGCGCCCAGGCCCCCGGCATCGACGCCACGTTCGTCGCCGACGGCACTGCCCGCGCCAACTCCCTGCGCACCGGGCAGACGGACATCGCCGAGGCCCTCCCCGTGGCGCAGATCGCCTCCCTGGACAAGGGCACCGTCCATGAGACGAACACCGCCCGCAACACCAGCCTGTACCTCAACACCAAGTCCGGCGCCTTCACCGACGCCGGCCTGCGTGCCGCCGCGCGTGAGGCGATCGGCACCTCCGTCATCGCCAAGGACGTCTACGAGGGACACGCCGAGACCGCCCAGGGCATCTACGGTCCCGCCCTGAACTGGGCGGCGGGCAAGCGGATCGAGCCCACCGGGCGGGCCGAGGTCGCCGAGCCCGGCGGTAAGAGCATCACCATCGCCACCTACACGGGCCGGCCCGAACTGGCCGAGGCCGCCCAGGTGCTGCAACAGCAGCTGCGGAAGGCCGGGTTCAAGGTGAAACTCGAGGTCCGCGACTACGCACGACTCGAAGGCGACCTGCTGGCCGGGAAGTTCGACGCCGCCGTCGCCTCCCGCAACGTGATGCTCGACACCGGCGACCCCGTGTCCGTCCTCGTCAGCGACTTCACGTGCGACGGCACCTACAACCTGTCGCTGCTGTGCGACAGGAACGTCGACAAGGCCGTCGCGGACGCCCAGGCCGTGGCCGACCCCGCCAAGCGGCAGGATGCCGCCATGAAGGCGGAGGCGGAGATCCTGGGCACCGACGCGGTGGTTCCGCTCGCGCACCTGAAGGTCGCCACCGGCATCCGCGCCTCCGTGCAAGGCGCCCTGCTCGACCCGTACGAGCGGCAGTTGATCGGAACGGGGACCCGGCGCTGA
- a CDS encoding transglycosylase SLT domain-containing protein translates to MSPLLVMTVLHNEAYKPHHPLLERLWQWWKAEAAFGVANMHRATFEQVRRTHGLPQRWRDLRDDPALAVHVAALHLKDLERRLPQRHVRRYTREELLALGYNAGERNMRAFARGVPPGPMARSYLRRFRAHRSRAAEVLADGGGPRDAVAG, encoded by the coding sequence GTGTCACCTCTGCTGGTGATGACCGTGCTCCACAATGAGGCGTACAAGCCGCACCATCCGCTGCTGGAGCGGCTGTGGCAGTGGTGGAAGGCCGAGGCTGCCTTCGGAGTGGCCAACATGCACCGTGCGACCTTCGAGCAGGTTCGGCGGACGCACGGTCTGCCGCAGCGGTGGCGCGACCTTCGTGACGACCCCGCTCTCGCCGTCCACGTGGCGGCCCTGCACCTGAAGGACCTCGAGCGGAGGCTTCCACAGCGGCACGTGCGCCGCTACACCCGCGAGGAACTCCTCGCCCTCGGCTACAACGCGGGCGAACGCAACATGCGAGCTTTCGCCCGGGGGGTCCCGCCGGGCCCCATGGCACGGTCGTACCTGCGCCGATTCCGTGCACACCGGAGCCGGGCCGCCGAGGTCTTGGCGGACGGGGGCGGGCCGCGCGACGCCGTGGCGGGTTGA